The Lysinibacillus pakistanensis genome includes a window with the following:
- a CDS encoding ABC transporter permease, with the protein MATLSKFNLLMKQLYRSKLKSKSFVLMTCLYILAMSVAIFWSDIKELFTGNDQAKQIAIVNETTADLSGLFVSNDDMEFLQNENNLSKLEKKVKDEKLDAIVKITDQNGQLHAEIATYTPLKLNDQTTISSLLQYAGQHYAVQKLSLTSEQAAQIMSAKTIISNKNLNEESSGGKSEEEKQSGLWVSYAVGILIYFFISTFLSMITTEIASEKGSRAMEMLLVSVKPATHFKAKIAGVLLLALTQMGIIAVVFLVYAKFVKSGVIWDAATSIVKELSLGYVIYAILFLLLTIVLYLIVGALFGSLVSKVEEAGQVLMPAMMITLIGFYVMLSGIGNPDTLIIKIFSYIPFTSGMVMPMRIGATDIGVMVPLLSLGILVATIIVAYLFSLSFYKRSVLTYSTGGVIQKIKTVLKVTT; encoded by the coding sequence GTGGCAACATTGTCGAAGTTTAATTTATTAATGAAACAGTTATATAGATCAAAATTAAAATCAAAGTCTTTTGTATTAATGACATGTCTTTATATACTCGCGATGTCCGTTGCAATTTTTTGGTCGGATATAAAGGAATTATTTACAGGTAATGATCAGGCAAAGCAAATAGCCATTGTAAATGAAACAACTGCCGACTTAAGTGGGCTGTTTGTTTCCAATGATGATATGGAATTTTTACAGAATGAAAACAATTTATCGAAGCTAGAGAAAAAGGTCAAGGACGAGAAGCTTGATGCAATCGTTAAAATAACAGATCAGAATGGTCAATTACATGCTGAAATAGCTACGTACACACCGTTAAAACTAAATGATCAAACTACTATCTCTTCGTTATTGCAATATGCGGGTCAGCATTATGCTGTTCAAAAATTATCATTAACATCTGAGCAAGCAGCGCAAATTATGAGTGCTAAAACAATTATCTCCAATAAAAATTTAAATGAAGAATCTTCTGGGGGTAAAAGCGAAGAGGAAAAGCAATCAGGACTATGGGTGTCCTATGCAGTTGGTATATTAATCTACTTCTTTATTTCCACATTCTTATCTATGATCACAACAGAGATTGCCTCCGAAAAAGGCTCACGTGCAATGGAAATGCTTTTAGTGAGTGTCAAACCAGCTACCCATTTTAAGGCGAAAATTGCTGGTGTATTGTTATTAGCTTTAACACAAATGGGAATTATTGCAGTGGTTTTCCTTGTGTATGCTAAATTTGTGAAGAGTGGAGTTATTTGGGATGCTGCTACAAGCATTGTAAAGGAATTGTCGCTGGGATACGTTATTTATGCAATACTTTTCCTACTCTTGACAATCGTCCTCTATTTAATTGTAGGGGCTCTATTCGGTTCATTAGTTTCCAAAGTTGAGGAAGCGGGCCAGGTATTAATGCCTGCAATGATGATTACATTAATCGGCTTCTATGTAATGCTATCTGGTATCGGCAATCCAGATACGCTTATTATTAAGATATTCTCCTATATTCCATTTACATCTGGCATGGTTATGCCGATGCGCATTGGGGCTACTGATATAGGGGTGATGGTACCACTTTTATCATTAGGTATTTTAGTAGCAACGATTATTGTCGCTTATTTATTTAGCCTATCCTTCTATAAGCGTAGTGTTTTAACTTATAGCACAGGCGGCGTGATCCAAAAAATTAAAACGGTCTTAAAAGTGACAACATAA
- a CDS encoding NAD(P)/FAD-dependent oxidoreductase, with protein MNVLDCIIIGGGPSGLSASLTLGRARRNIAIFDDGTNRNRVTQASHGFITRDGIKPQSFKEIALKELENYPSVSYFTATVTEIIKDIGNERFTVKTSTSQEFVSEKIILATGIQEIFTIPSISKFYGKSLFSCPYCDGWEQKDKPLVVIAEKEEHVLHLTKLIYNWSQDLVVLTNGVQLSKEGKIELQKHNIKIISEKIKDFIGNDGYLQKIEFETGATITRSGGFVAPSYYRPNQFAEKLGCEIHENGKVITDGVGRTTQKNVYIAGETERSKPSSLMISAAKGNKAAVSVNTDLTMERF; from the coding sequence ATGAATGTCCTTGATTGTATCATTATAGGTGGAGGTCCTTCTGGGTTAAGTGCTAGCTTAACATTAGGAAGGGCTAGGAGAAACATTGCAATATTTGACGATGGAACGAATAGGAATAGAGTGACACAAGCGTCACATGGATTTATTACTCGAGATGGGATAAAACCACAATCGTTTAAAGAAATAGCGTTAAAAGAGTTGGAGAATTACCCATCCGTATCATATTTTACTGCAACAGTTACTGAAATCATAAAGGATATAGGTAATGAGCGATTTACTGTCAAAACATCTACTAGTCAGGAATTTGTTTCAGAAAAAATAATACTCGCCACAGGTATTCAAGAAATATTTACTATACCAAGTATAAGCAAGTTTTATGGGAAAAGTTTATTTAGTTGTCCGTATTGTGATGGCTGGGAGCAAAAAGATAAGCCATTGGTGGTTATTGCAGAAAAAGAAGAGCATGTACTGCATTTGACTAAGTTAATTTATAATTGGTCGCAGGATTTGGTTGTCTTAACGAATGGAGTTCAATTATCTAAAGAAGGTAAAATAGAGTTACAAAAACACAATATCAAAATTATTTCGGAAAAGATAAAAGACTTCATAGGTAATGACGGTTACTTACAAAAAATAGAGTTTGAAACAGGAGCAACCATTACAAGATCGGGTGGATTTGTTGCCCCATCTTATTATCGCCCAAATCAATTTGCTGAGAAGCTTGGCTGTGAAATTCATGAAAATGGAAAAGTTATAACAGATGGTGTCGGTAGAACAACCCAAAAAAACGTATATATTGCTGGGGAAACAGAAAGATCTAAACCATCCTCTTTAATGATTTCAGCTGCTAAAGGTAATAAAGCTGCGGTTTCAGTTAATACTGATCTAACGATGGAACGCTTTTGA